A window of Ghiorsea bivora genomic DNA:
CTCGATGAATCCTAGCATCAAGATAAAAAATAAGGTGAGCATGCTTTTCTGCTTCGTATTTAATAATTGCCACATCCATTGCTGACCTTTTTTGAGGCTAAGGTGAATAATATTCAGCTTTTGACTGAGTTGAAGGCATAAATACCACGTGATAATGGGCAGTATCAAAGCACCAAGATAATAGAAGATAAAAAGTGCAGGCAGGCTGATAAAGCTTTGAAAGGTAAGGAAATCTA
This region includes:
- a CDS encoding DUF4282 domain-containing protein; protein product: MLDFLTFQSFISLPALFIFYYLGALILPIITWYLCLQLSQKLNIIHLSLKKGQQWMWQLLNTKQKSMLTLFFILMLGFIELFWRMIFEFLIAYMQMHNALEKP